CGGTCGCGGATCTGCGCGGCATGTGGCGCGGATGGCCCGCTGTCGAGGGCGCGCGTCACCGGGTCGTGCTCGAGGTGCGGCCGGGATTCGAGGAGCGGATGGTCGACCTCATCGCCGGCGGGCCGGATCAGAGCAGCAGGTAGAGCGCGCCGGCGATCGTGAGGGCGATCACGAGCCGGTCGAAGAGGACCTGGTCCATGCGGCCCGCGAGGCGACGCCCGACGAGCGCGCCCACGACGACGGCGGGAACGAGCAGGAGGTCCATCAGGAGCGACGAGGGCGTGACGATGCCCAGGCCGATCGAGAAGGGCAGCTTGGCGACGTTGACGAGGGCGAAGAACCACGCCGAGGTGCCGAGGAACGCCTTCACGGGGAACCTCGCCGCGAGGAAGTACATCGACATCACCGGCCCGGCGGCGTTCGCGACCATGGTCGTGAAGCCGCCGAGCGACCCGTACGACCAGGCGGCGACCGCTCCGGACCCGACGGCGGGCTCCGCGCCGGAACGGGCCTGCTGCCGGCGGCGCCACAGCGTGACCGCGACGACGAGCAGCAGGAGGACGGCGATGAGCCGACGGACCCAGGCGTCGTCCGCGATCGCCAGGAACGCCCATCCGGCCGCCAGCCCGACGACGACGGCCGGCGCCATCCGCGCGATGACACTCCAGTCGGCGTGGCGTCGGTACGAGAGCAGCGCGAACATGTCGCCCACGATGAGCAGGACCAGCAGCGCGCCCGTGGACTCCCTGGCGGGGAGGACCGCCGCGAACAGGGCGACGGCGACGGTGCCGCCACCGGGCACCGCGGTCTTCGAGAGCCCGACGACGAGGGCGCCGATGGCGAGGACGGTCCAGACGAGCGGGGTGAGCCCCGCGATCACGCCCTCAGCCTGACGAGGCGCTCGTGGCCGGTCTCCTCGAGCTCGGCGAGGTCCTCGCGGGACTTCAGGAAATCGGAGAAGGAGCGATATCCGAGCGCCTTCTCGCTGAACGAGGGATCCATCCGGCGGATGTGCTGCTTCACGGCGGAGCTGTGGAGCCAGCCGGCGTCGTCCCCCTTGCCCTGGCCCATCCGGAGGGCGCGTTCGAGCAGGCGCGAGGCCGCCGCGTGGAGGTCCTCGGGGGGCGTCTCGCCGAAGGCCGGGTAGGTCTCGGGCGTCTCGGGCGGGCTCTCCTGCACCTTCGCCTTCGTCCCGCGGCGCGTGCGCGGCTTCGTCTTCGCCTCGGACTCGCCGGAGGAGGACGGGTGCTCGTCGGCTGCCTCCTTCACGTCGGGCTCCGCGGCGTCCTTCGCCTCGACCTTGGCGGCGCCCTTCGCGGCGTCCTTGGCGGGCGCCGGCTTCTCCTTCTCGTCGGCCTTGGCCCTGCGCGGGGGCGGCGAGGGCACCTGCACGCCCGGGAGCGTGTCGTAGGGCTCGAACTCGTCGCATGCCGCGGCGAGCGACTTCGCCGTGGACCCGGCGACGCCCACGCCGATCACGTAGCGTCCCAGCCGGCGGCAGCGCTGCGCGAGGGGGACGTAGTCGGAGTCGCCCGCGACGATCACGACATGGGTGAGGTCGGGCAGCCGGAACATGTCCTCGACGGCGTCGACGGCGAGACGGATGTCGGCGCCGTTCTTCGCGTACGCGGCCGCGGGGAAGAGCTGCACGAGATCGACCGCACGGGCGACGAGCTGCTGGCGGTAGACGGCGTTGACCGGCGAGGACCAGTCGGCGTACGCGCGCGTGAGGACGAGCGTGCCGTACGAGGCCGAGTAGTCGATGATCGCCCCGACGTCGACGGTCGCGCGGGCGAGCCGCTCGACGATCTCCGGGTCCTGGGAGTTCTCGGCGATGCGCGCGCGGTCGCGGCTGTACGAGTTGCGCCCGTGCACCCGGTCGTACCACGACATCACGATGTTGTCGAAGTCGAGGTAGACGGCCACGCGGCCGTCGTCATGGGTGTCGGGCACGGTGTCTCCTCGGGGCGTTCGCACGCGCGGATGTGCGGGCATGCTCTTTCGAGCGTAGTCGCGTCGCGGCGGATGCGCGGGAGCCGGGTGCGAGGATCATCACCGACGCGCGGCGTACTGCTCTCGGATGATGGGTCGGGTGTCGAGGGGGAGGGTCGTCGCGGTGTGCAGTGGCCATTCGGGTCGGGTGCCGGTGAGTGCCCAGGCGGCTTGGACGGTGGCGCCGAGGGCGACGTATTCGGCGGGTTCGGGGATGGTGACGGGTGCGTCGAACACCTGTGCGGCGATGGTCTGTACGGCGGGGTTTTGTGCGGCGCCGCCGATGAGGAGGATGCGGTCTGCGGTGACGTCGTGGGCGCGGATGGCGTCGAGTCCTTCGGCGAGGCCGGTCAGGATGCCTTCGATGGCGGCGCGGGCGAGGTTCTCGCGTGTCGTGGAGGCGAGGGTCATGCCGTAGAGGGTGGCGGTGGCGTCGGGGCGGTTGGGAGTGCGTTCGCCTTGGAACCAGGGTTGGAGGACGAGTCCTGCGGAGCCGGGTTCGGCGGTGAGGGCGAGGTCGGCGAGGGTGGTGTGGTCGACGCCGAGGAGGGTGGCGGTGGTGTCGAGGACGCGTGCGGCGTTGAGGGTGGTGACGAGGGGGAGGTAGCCGCCGGTGGCGTCGGCGAAGCCGGCGATGGTGCCGGTGGGGTCGTGGATGGCGATGTCGGTGACGGCGAAGACGGTGCCGCTGGTGCCGAGGGAGATGCCGATGTCGCCGGTGTGGGCGTCGAGGCCGAGGGCGGCGGCGGCGTTGTCGCCGGCGCCGGGGGCGATGAGGAGCCCGGGGCCGGTGACGTGGTCGGCGGGGTGGAGGACGCGGGGGAGGACGATGTGGGTGGTGTCGTGTCGGAGGGCTCGGGTGAGGAGGTCGTGGTCGTAGGCGTGGGCGGTGGGGTCGAAGTAGGCGGTGCCGCTGGCGTCGGAGCGGTCGGTGATGAGTTCGTCGAGGACGGGGCCGTGTGTCGACTCTCGGGCGGGTCCGTAGCCGCGCAGTCGCCAGGTGAGCCAGTCGTGGGGGAGGGCGATGGCGGCGATGCGTGCGGTGTTGTCGGGTTCGGTGTCGGCGAGCCAGCGGAGTTTCGTGGCGGTGAAGGAGGCCACGGGGACGAGGCCGGTGCGTTGTGCGTATGCGGCCGCGCCGATCTCGGCGGTGAGGGCGGTCGCGGCGTCGGCGGAGCGGGTGTCGTTCCACAGGAGTGCGGGGCGGATGACCTCGCCGTGGGTGTCGAGGGCGACGAGGCCGTGCTGTTGGCCGGCGATGGAGATCGCGGTGACGTCGTCGAGTCCGCCGGCGTCCGTCAGGGCGGCTTGGAGGGCGTCCCACCAGTGTCGGGGGTCGATCTCGGTGCCGTCGGGGTGCGTGGCGCGGCCGGTGCGGACGATGTCGCCGGTGGCGAGGTCGCGGATGACGACCTTGCAGCTCTGCGTGGACGAATCCACCCCCGCGACGAGAGTCACCCCCGCCTCCCTCAGCGCGCGCCGAGCAGGTGCTCGGTCGCGAGCTGCTGCAGGCGCACGAATCCGAACCCCTTGCCGCCGAGGTAGGGGTCGGTGTCGAAGTCCTCGTACGCCGAGCGGTCGGCGAGGAGGTCGTCGTACGACTCGCCCTCGTTCAGCGTCGGCTGCGCGAGCTCGGGCACCTTGGCCGCCTCGAGCGCCTCCTGCACCTCGGGGTCGGCGCGGAACGCGGCCGCGCGCTCCTTGAGGAGGAGATAGGTCCGCATGTTCGCCGACGCGGAGTCCCACACGCCGGTCTCGTCCTCCGTGCGGCTCGGCTTGTAGTCGAAGTGCCGGGGGCCGTCGTAGGCGGGGGCGCCGCCGGGGCCGCCGTTCTCGAGGAGGTCGACGAGGGCGAAGGCGTTGTGCAGGTCGCCGTGGCCGAAGACGAGGTCCTGGTCGTACTTGATGCCGCGCTGGCCGTTGAGGTCGATGTGGAACAGCTTGCCGTGGTACAGCGCCTGGGCGATCCCCGCGGCGAAGTTCAGGCCGGCCATCTGCTCGTGGCCGACCTCGGGGTTGAGGCCCACGAGCTCGGGACGCTCGAGCGAGTCGATGAAGGCGAGCGCGTGCCCGAGCGTGGGCAGCAGGATGTCGCCGCGGGGCTCGTTCGGCTTGGGCTCGATGGCGAAGCGGATGTCGTAGCCCTTGTCGGTCACGTAGTCGCCGAGGAGGTTCACGGCCTCGCGGTAGCGCTCGAGGGCGGAGCGGATGTCCTTGGCCGAGTCGTACTCGGCGCCCTCGCGTCCGCCCCACATGACGAAGGTCTTCGCACCGAGCTCCGCGGCGAGGTCGAGGTTGCGGAGCACCTTGCGGAGGGCGAACCGGCGCACCTGGCGGTCGTTCGACGTGAAGCCGCCGTCCTTGAAGACGGGTGCGCTGAAGAGGTTCGTGGTGACCATCGGCACGACCACGCCCGTGGCGGCCAGCACGTCCTTGAGGCGGTCGATCTGCTTCTGGCGCTCGGCGTCGGTCGAGCCGAACGCGAAGAGGTCGTCGTCGTGGAAGGTCAGGCCGTAGGCGCCGAGCTCGTCGAGCTTCTCGACCGCGTGCACCACGTCGAGCGGCGGGCGGGTCGGGCCGCCGAACGGGTCGGTGCCGTTGTAGCCGATGGTCCAGAGACCGAACGAGAACCTGTCGGCCTTGGTGGGGATGAGAGACATGGATGAACCGCCTTCAGCATCGTCGGTGAAATGTTGTTACTCTGAACTTATCACTGATCGCGGGCCGCGAGCCAGTCCGTTCTATCGTTGCAGGGCAAGACGTCGTCGACGAGAGAGGACGGGATGACCGACGCAGGTGTCATCGGCTCGCCCGGCCGCCCCGAGCGCTCCTCTGCGCCGTCCGGGCGCTGGCGGTGGCCGGAGCTGCGCGACGCGCAGCGCACCGTGCTGCTCGACGTCCTCGTGCACGGCACGCGATCGCGTGCGGACCTCACGCGGCGTTCGGGCCTGTCCCGTGCCAGCCTCAGCCGTCTCACGCGGGAGCTCGGCGACGCCGGTCTCGTCCGCGAGACGAGCGCTTCGCCGGCGGAGGGCCGCGGCCGGCCGTCGGAGATGATCGCGATCGTCCCGGACGCGGCGCACTTCATCGGCTTCAAGCTCACGGGAGACTCGCTCTACACGGTCGTCACCGATCTGAGCGCGAAGATCCGGCATTCCGAGGGGGAGCCGCTCGTGACCCGTGACGTCGCCGACGTGGTGGCGCTCATCGTCCGGACCGCTGCGCGTCTGCGCGAGCGGTTTCCGAGGATCGCCGCGATCGGGGTGTGCCTCGCCGGCGACGTGCGCGTCGACCCGTCCGGCGGGGGCGACGTCGTGGTGGGCTCGGCCTTCCTCGGCTGGGACGAGGTGCCGCTGCAGGCGCTCATCGAGGAGTCCGTGGAGCTGCCCGTGTCGGTCGGCAACGACGTCCAGGCGCTCACGACCGCTCACCACTGGTTCGGCGCGGGCGTGGGGAGCTCCTCTCTCGCCGTCATCGGGCTCGGCGCAGGCATCGGATGCGGCATCGTCGTCGGGGATCAGCCCGTCCGGGGGGCGAGGGGGCACCCCGGCAAGGTCGGGCACCTGCCCGTCACGCCGGACGGGCCGAGCTGCGATGTCGGGCACGTCGGCTGCGTCTCCGCGTACGTCACCATCCCGGCCATCCTCCGGAACGCCGGCGGCAGCGCCTTTCGGGAGAGCCATGCCGCGGCACGCGCCGGCCAGGCGCGCGCCCACACCGCCTTCCTCGCCGCCGCGGAGGCGCTGGGGGCGGTCGTCGCCTCCCTCGCCAACCTCGTCGACCCCGAGCGGATCATCGTCACGGGGGAGGGGCTCGCCGTGGCCGAGTACGCTCCCGAGCATCTGGCGACGGCGGTGCGCGAGCGGCTCGACCCCGCCGCCGAGCCGCCGACCGTGATCCTGCAGCCGTTCCAGTTCGCGGACTACGCGTGGGGCGCCGCGATCACGGCCATCAGCGAGCTCGTCTGATTCGATCGGACCGGCTCGCCCCGGGGCGGACGGCGCGCCCGCCGCCGCTCGTCGGCATGGCCGTTGACATTTTGTTTCGTCCCGCGACATAATGGCGGCGGTGACGTCGAAGCACCGTCCCTCCCCTTCCTCGCTTCGACGTCCACGTCGAAGGAGATGTGAAATGCAACGCAGCAGACTGACCGTCGCACTGGTCGGGCTCTCGCTCGCCGGCGTCGTCATCGCGGGATGCTCCGGCGATGACGGCACACGCGACGGCGCCGGCGAGGACGGCCCCATCACGCTCGAGTACTGGGCGTGGGGCACCACCCAGAAGCCGCTCGTGGACGCGTGGAACGCGACCCATCCCGACATCCAGGTCGCGCACACGGACGCGGGAGGCGGATCCGACTCGTCGGCGAAGCTCGTCACGGCGACGCGAGCCGACAACGCCCCCGACGTCGCCCTCGTCGAGTACAACACCCTGCCGGCGATGATCGTCGCGGGCGTCGCCTCCGACATCAGCGCGTACACCGCGGACCTCGAAGCGGAGTACGCGCCCGGCGTGTGGAGTCAGGCGACGTTCGACGGCGCCAGCTACGGCGTGCCCCAGGACGCCGGCCCCCAGGCGCTCACCTACAACCGGGCGCGCTTCGACGAGCTCGGCATCGAGGTGCCGACGACATGGGCCGAGTTCGCCGACGCGGCGGAGAAGGTCCGGGCGGCCGACCCCGATGCGTACATCACGACCTTCGCTCCCGCCGAGTTCGGCGGCTTCGCCGGGTTCGCGCAGCAGGCGGGCGCCGAATGGTGGTCGGTCGACGGGGACGCCTGGACCGTCGACTTCGACGACGAGGCCTCGGTCGCCGTCGCCGACTACTGGCAGGATCTCATCGATCGCGACCTCGTGCTCGCGGAGCCGCTGCTCACGCCGGAGTGGAACGCCCGGCTCAACGCCGGCGACGTGCTCGCCTGGCCCGCCGGGCTGTGGGCCGCGGGAGTCATCAACGGCGTCGCGGCCGACATGGCCGGCCAGTGGGCGCTCGCGCCGCTGCCGCAGTGGACCGAAGGCGACTCCGCCGTCGCGTTCCAGGGCGGGTCCGCCGCGATCGTGACCACCTCCTCCGAGCATGCGGAGGCGGCGGCCGAGTTCGCCGCGTGGATGGCCACGTCCGAGGAGGGAGCCGCGATCCAGATCGAGCAGGGCACCTATCCCGCGTCGCTCGCGGGTCAGGAGCTGACGGTCGGCAGCGAGCCTCCGATCCTCATGGAGGGGCAGGACGACTACTGGCGGATCGCGGCCGACATCGCCGCGGACACGATCCCCGAGATCAGCTGGGGGCCCAACGTGAACGTCGCCTCCACCGCCTTCCAGGACGCCATGTCGGCAGCCGTCACGAACGGTGCTCCCCTCTCCGACGCGCTCGCGGAGACGGAGAGGGCCGTCGCGGCCGACATGGAGACCTCCGGCTTCACCGTCCACGTCGAGTGACATGAGCGCCGTCGCAGACGCGCCGTCGCGCGCCCCCTCACGACCCGCGCACCGCCGCTGGGCCGCTCCCTATCTCTTCCTGCTTCCTGCGGGCGTCCTCTTCATCGCGTTCCTGGCGGTGCCGATGGCGTACGCCGTCTCCCTCAGCTTCCGGGGCATGCGCGTGGGAGGCGGCGGGCCGTTCGGCGTGCGCGAGGAGACCTGGGTCGGATTCGAGAACTATGTCCGCACCTTCACGGATGCGGAGTTCCTCGCCGGCTTCGGGCGGCTCGCGATCTACGGTCTCATCGCCGTGCCGCTCACGCTCGGACTGGCGCTGCTCTTCGCGCTCTTCCTCGATCTGCCGCGCATCCGCGCCGCGAGGTTCTCCCGCGTGGCGATCTTCATCCCCTACGCGGTCCCCGGCGTCATCGCCTCGCTCCTGTGGGGGTTCCTCTATCTCCCCTCGACGAGCCCGCTCAACTGGATCCTGAACCAGCTCGGCCTCCCCGACGTCGTCGTCCTCTCCGGCGGCGGTCTGTATCCGGCGATCGCGAACATCGCCGTCTGGGGCGGCGTCGGCTTCAACATGATCATCATCTACACCTCGTTGCGCGGGATACCGAGCGAGATCTACGAGGCCGCACGCATCGACGGCGCCACCGAACGGGCGATCGCATGGCGCATCAAGATCCCGCTCGTGGCGCCCGCGCTCGTGCTCACCGGCCTGTTCTCGCTCATCGGGACGCTCCAGGTCTACGGGGAGCCGACGACCCTCCGGCCCATGACGAACGAGATCTCCCAGACCTGGGTCCCTCTCATGCAGATCTATCGCGACGCGTTCGCGCGCGACGATCTGTCGCTGGCCGCGTCGTCGTCCGTCGTCCTCGCGCTCGGCACGCTCGTGGTCTCGATCGTCGTGCTCCGCGCGACGCAGCGCAGCTCGTTCGGAGGCGACGGATGAGCGCGCTCACCGCAGCACGCGCCGCGCGGACGACGCCGGAGTCGAGCATCGCGCCGCGACGACGCGAGCGGCGTCCCGTCATCGCGAGCATCGTGCTCGTCCTCGGAGCGATCTACTGCCTCGTCCCCGTCCTGTGGGTCGTCGTCGCGTCGACGAAGTCGAACACCGAGCTGTTCACGACGTTCACCTTCGCGCCGGGCACGGGCCTCTTCGACAACCTCGCGGACCTCTTCCGCTACGGCGACGGGCAGTTCGGCATCTGGGCGCTCAACAGCGTCGTCTACGCGGGGGGCGGCGCGCTGCTGTCCACCCTCGTCTCCACGATGGCGGGCTATGCCCTCGCGAAGTACGACTTCCCGGGCCGACAGGCGTGGTTCTACGCGATCCTCGCCGGGGTGCTCCTTCCGGGCATCACGCTCGCCATCCCGCAGTACCTGCTGATGTCGAGGATCGGTCTCGCCGGCTCGTACTGGTCGGTGCTCCTGCCGTCGCTCATCTCGCCCTTCGGGATCTTCCTCGCCCGCGTGTACGCGGCGAGCGCCATCCCGTCGGAGATGATGGAGGCCGCGCGCATCGACGGCGCCGGTGACCTGCGCGTGTTCGCGTCGGTGGCGCTGCCGATGATGGTGCCCGGCATGGTGACGATCTTCCTGCTGCAGTTCGTCGGCATCTGGAACAACTTCCTGCTGCCGTTCATCATGCTCTCCGACGAGCGGATGTACCCGCTCACCGTCGGGCTCTACACCCTGCTCTCGAAGGGGTCGGGGACGCCGTCGCTGTACAGCCTCGCCGTCATCGGCGCCGCGGTGTCGATCATCCCCCTCATCATCATGATGCTCGTGCTCCAGCGCTACTGGCGCCTCGATCTCGTGAGCGGCGGGCTCAAGGGATGAACGCCTCGATCCGCGACACGACGGGAGCCCCCGTGGCGACGACGCCCTACGCTCCGGAGGGGCTCCTCTTCGGCGGCGACTACAACCCGGAGCAGTGGCCGCGCGAGACGTGGCGCGAGGACATCGCGCTCATGCGCCGGGCGAAGGTCAACACCGTGACGCTGGGGGTGTTCTCCTGGGCGCTTCTCGAGCCGCGCGAGGGGGAGTACGACACGGGCTGGCTCGACGAGATCGTCGGTCTCCTCGACGAGGCGGGCATCGGGTTCTTCCTCGCCACGCCGACCGCGTCTCCGCCGCCGTGGTTCACGCTGGCCCATCCCGACGCGATGCCGGTGCGCGCCGACGGCGTGGTGCTGTCGCACGGCTCGCGCGACACGTACGCGATCAGCGCGCCCGCATACCGCGCCGCCGCTCGCCGGATCGCCCGCCTGCTGGGCGAGCGGTACGGTCGTCATCCCCGGCTGCGCGGCTGGCACGTCCACAACGAGTACGGCACGATCGACCACGGGCCGCACGCGGCGACGGCGTTCCGTCGGTGGCTCCGTGCG
This window of the Microbacterium sp. AB genome carries:
- a CDS encoding sulfite exporter TauE/SafE family protein — translated: MAGLTPLVWTVLAIGALVVGLSKTAVPGGGTVAVALFAAVLPARESTGALLVLLIVGDMFALLSYRRHADWSVIARMAPAVVVGLAAGWAFLAIADDAWVRRLIAVLLLLVVAVTLWRRRQQARSGAEPAVGSGAVAAWSYGSLGGFTTMVANAAGPVMSMYFLAARFPVKAFLGTSAWFFALVNVAKLPFSIGLGIVTPSSLLMDLLLVPAVVVGALVGRRLAGRMDQVLFDRLVIALTIAGALYLLL
- a CDS encoding NYN domain-containing protein translates to MSWYDRVHGRNSYSRDRARIAENSQDPEIVERLARATVDVGAIIDYSASYGTLVLTRAYADWSSPVNAVYRQQLVARAVDLVQLFPAAAYAKNGADIRLAVDAVEDMFRLPDLTHVVIVAGDSDYVPLAQRCRRLGRYVIGVGVAGSTAKSLAAACDEFEPYDTLPGVQVPSPPPRRAKADEKEKPAPAKDAAKGAAKVEAKDAAEPDVKEAADEHPSSSGESEAKTKPRTRRGTKAKVQESPPETPETYPAFGETPPEDLHAAASRLLERALRMGQGKGDDAGWLHSSAVKQHIRRMDPSFSEKALGYRSFSDFLKSREDLAELEETGHERLVRLRA
- the xylB gene encoding xylulokinase, translated to MTLVAGVDSSTQSCKVVIRDLATGDIVRTGRATHPDGTEIDPRHWWDALQAALTDAGGLDDVTAISIAGQQHGLVALDTHGEVIRPALLWNDTRSADAATALTAEIGAAAYAQRTGLVPVASFTATKLRWLADTEPDNTARIAAIALPHDWLTWRLRGYGPARESTHGPVLDELITDRSDASGTAYFDPTAHAYDHDLLTRALRHDTTHIVLPRVLHPADHVTGPGLLIAPGAGDNAAAALGLDAHTGDIGISLGTSGTVFAVTDIAIHDPTGTIAGFADATGGYLPLVTTLNAARVLDTTATLLGVDHTTLADLALTAEPGSAGLVLQPWFQGERTPNRPDATATLYGMTLASTTRENLARAAIEGILTGLAEGLDAIRAHDVTADRILLIGGAAQNPAVQTIAAQVFDAPVTIPEPAEYVALGATVQAAWALTGTRPEWPLHTATTLPLDTRPIIREQYAARR
- the xylA gene encoding xylose isomerase, translated to MSLIPTKADRFSFGLWTIGYNGTDPFGGPTRPPLDVVHAVEKLDELGAYGLTFHDDDLFAFGSTDAERQKQIDRLKDVLAATGVVVPMVTTNLFSAPVFKDGGFTSNDRQVRRFALRKVLRNLDLAAELGAKTFVMWGGREGAEYDSAKDIRSALERYREAVNLLGDYVTDKGYDIRFAIEPKPNEPRGDILLPTLGHALAFIDSLERPELVGLNPEVGHEQMAGLNFAAGIAQALYHGKLFHIDLNGQRGIKYDQDLVFGHGDLHNAFALVDLLENGGPGGAPAYDGPRHFDYKPSRTEDETGVWDSASANMRTYLLLKERAAAFRADPEVQEALEAAKVPELAQPTLNEGESYDDLLADRSAYEDFDTDPYLGGKGFGFVRLQQLATEHLLGAR
- a CDS encoding ROK family transcriptional regulator: MTDAGVIGSPGRPERSSAPSGRWRWPELRDAQRTVLLDVLVHGTRSRADLTRRSGLSRASLSRLTRELGDAGLVRETSASPAEGRGRPSEMIAIVPDAAHFIGFKLTGDSLYTVVTDLSAKIRHSEGEPLVTRDVADVVALIVRTAARLRERFPRIAAIGVCLAGDVRVDPSGGGDVVVGSAFLGWDEVPLQALIEESVELPVSVGNDVQALTTAHHWFGAGVGSSSLAVIGLGAGIGCGIVVGDQPVRGARGHPGKVGHLPVTPDGPSCDVGHVGCVSAYVTIPAILRNAGGSAFRESHAAARAGQARAHTAFLAAAEALGAVVASLANLVDPERIIVTGEGLAVAEYAPEHLATAVRERLDPAAEPPTVILQPFQFADYAWGAAITAISELV
- a CDS encoding ABC transporter substrate-binding protein yields the protein MQRSRLTVALVGLSLAGVVIAGCSGDDGTRDGAGEDGPITLEYWAWGTTQKPLVDAWNATHPDIQVAHTDAGGGSDSSAKLVTATRADNAPDVALVEYNTLPAMIVAGVASDISAYTADLEAEYAPGVWSQATFDGASYGVPQDAGPQALTYNRARFDELGIEVPTTWAEFADAAEKVRAADPDAYITTFAPAEFGGFAGFAQQAGAEWWSVDGDAWTVDFDDEASVAVADYWQDLIDRDLVLAEPLLTPEWNARLNAGDVLAWPAGLWAAGVINGVAADMAGQWALAPLPQWTEGDSAVAFQGGSAAIVTTSSEHAEAAAEFAAWMATSEEGAAIQIEQGTYPASLAGQELTVGSEPPILMEGQDDYWRIAADIAADTIPEISWGPNVNVASTAFQDAMSAAVTNGAPLSDALAETERAVAADMETSGFTVHVE
- a CDS encoding carbohydrate ABC transporter permease translates to MSAVADAPSRAPSRPAHRRWAAPYLFLLPAGVLFIAFLAVPMAYAVSLSFRGMRVGGGGPFGVREETWVGFENYVRTFTDAEFLAGFGRLAIYGLIAVPLTLGLALLFALFLDLPRIRAARFSRVAIFIPYAVPGVIASLLWGFLYLPSTSPLNWILNQLGLPDVVVLSGGGLYPAIANIAVWGGVGFNMIIIYTSLRGIPSEIYEAARIDGATERAIAWRIKIPLVAPALVLTGLFSLIGTLQVYGEPTTLRPMTNEISQTWVPLMQIYRDAFARDDLSLAASSSVVLALGTLVVSIVVLRATQRSSFGGDG
- a CDS encoding carbohydrate ABC transporter permease is translated as MSALTAARAARTTPESSIAPRRRERRPVIASIVLVLGAIYCLVPVLWVVVASTKSNTELFTTFTFAPGTGLFDNLADLFRYGDGQFGIWALNSVVYAGGGALLSTLVSTMAGYALAKYDFPGRQAWFYAILAGVLLPGITLAIPQYLLMSRIGLAGSYWSVLLPSLISPFGIFLARVYAASAIPSEMMEAARIDGAGDLRVFASVALPMMVPGMVTIFLLQFVGIWNNFLLPFIMLSDERMYPLTVGLYTLLSKGSGTPSLYSLAVIGAAVSIIPLIIMMLVLQRYWRLDLVSGGLKG